One genomic segment of Nitrospirota bacterium includes these proteins:
- a CDS encoding PilZ domain-containing protein, with the protein MVNGSHNGRDTRWGERVTVRTPVTIRWEDRDRSGVIHHLSVSGCFIETAFPYPSGTTLRLSFVLEPDVSRIEVDARVVMRNLGGIGLRFLFQEEDTPLRLKRWVDAHIPYRGVLR; encoded by the coding sequence ATGGTCAACGGATCGCACAACGGTCGCGACACGCGCTGGGGAGAGCGCGTCACGGTACGCACCCCGGTGACAATTCGGTGGGAGGATCGCGATCGGTCCGGGGTGATCCATCATCTGAGCGTCTCGGGGTGTTTTATCGAAACCGCGTTCCCCTATCCCTCCGGGACCACGCTCCGACTGTCCTTCGTGCTCGAGCCCGACGTCTCCAGGATCGAAGTCGACGCCAGGGTGGTGATGCGAAATCTCGGCGGGATCGGCCTTCGGTTCTTGTTCCAGGAAGAAGACACGCCGCTACGACTCAAGCGCTGGGTCGACGCCCACATCCCGTACCGCGGCGTCCTCCGCTGA
- a CDS encoding thioredoxin family protein translates to MLALGTAAPDFRLRDTTGRVVNRDDFKHAPALLVAFICNHCPYVKHIRSGWAAFAREYQSKGLAIVGINSNDAAEYPEDGPKKMIDEVTAAGYVFPYLYDETQAVAQAYHAACTPDFFLFDSGRRLVYRGQFDDSRPGNNVPVTGKDLRDACDAALAGQPVPATQKPSIGCNIKWKRGNEPAYLR, encoded by the coding sequence ATGCTGGCCCTCGGAACCGCGGCTCCCGACTTTCGCCTCCGCGACACGACCGGGCGGGTGGTCAATCGGGACGACTTCAAGCACGCCCCGGCCCTACTGGTCGCGTTCATCTGCAACCACTGCCCGTACGTGAAACATATCCGAAGCGGGTGGGCGGCGTTTGCGCGGGAGTATCAGAGCAAAGGGCTCGCCATCGTGGGCATCAACAGCAACGACGCGGCCGAGTACCCTGAGGACGGTCCGAAGAAAATGATCGACGAGGTGACGGCCGCCGGCTACGTCTTCCCGTACCTCTATGACGAAACGCAGGCCGTCGCGCAGGCGTACCACGCGGCCTGCACGCCGGATTTTTTCCTGTTCGATTCAGGCCGGCGGTTGGTGTACCGCGGCCAGTTCGACGACAGCCGACCCGGCAACAACGTGCCGGTCACGGGCAAAGATCTGCGCGACGCCTGCGACGCCGCGCTCGCCGGCCAACCCGTTCCCGCCACGCAGAAACCCAGCATCGGTTGCAATATCAAGTGGAAGCGGGGTAACGAACCCGCATACCTTCGGTAA